The Metabacillus litoralis genome contains a region encoding:
- the atpA gene encoding F0F1 ATP synthase subunit alpha has protein sequence MSIKAEEISALIKKQIENYQSEIKVSDVGTVIQVGDGIARAHGLDNVMAGELVEFANGVMGMAQNLEENNVGIIILGPYTDIREGDEVRRTGRIMEVPVGEALIGRVVNSLGQPVDGLGPIETTKTRPIESPAPGVMDRKSVHEPLQTGIKAIDALVPIGRGQRELIIGDRQTGKTAVAIDTILNQKDQDMVCIYVAIGQKESTVRGVVETLRKHGALDYTIVVTASASQPAPMLFLAPYAGVTMGEEFMYNGKHVLVVYDDLTKQASAYRELSLLLRRPPGREAYPGDVFYLHSRLLERAAKLSDAKGAGSLTALPFIETQAGDVSAYIPTNVISITDGQIFLQSDLFFSGVRPAINAGLSVSRVGGSAQIKAMKKVAGTLRLDLASYRELEAFAQFGSDLDKATQAKLNRGARTVEVLKQGLNKPLKVEKQVMILYALTRGFLDDIPVVDITRFEDEFHAYTEQNHKDLLEEIRTTGGLPKDDALKTAIEGFKKTFAPSEQ, from the coding sequence ATGAGCATCAAAGCTGAAGAAATTAGTGCGCTTATAAAAAAGCAAATCGAAAACTATCAGTCTGAAATCAAAGTAAGCGATGTTGGTACTGTAATCCAAGTTGGGGACGGTATCGCTCGTGCTCATGGCCTCGACAATGTCATGGCTGGAGAGCTTGTAGAATTCGCAAACGGCGTTATGGGTATGGCTCAGAACCTTGAGGAAAATAACGTTGGTATTATCATTTTAGGACCTTACACAGATATCCGTGAAGGTGACGAAGTTCGTCGTACAGGACGCATCATGGAGGTTCCTGTAGGTGAAGCATTAATCGGTCGTGTTGTTAACTCATTAGGACAGCCTGTAGATGGTCTAGGTCCAATTGAAACAACAAAAACAAGACCAATCGAAAGTCCAGCACCTGGTGTTATGGACCGTAAATCAGTTCATGAGCCACTTCAAACTGGTATCAAAGCGATTGACGCTCTTGTACCAATCGGTCGTGGTCAACGTGAGTTAATTATCGGTGACCGTCAAACAGGTAAAACGGCTGTAGCAATCGATACAATCTTGAACCAAAAAGATCAAGATATGGTATGTATCTACGTTGCAATTGGTCAAAAAGAATCAACTGTTCGTGGAGTTGTTGAAACTTTACGTAAACACGGTGCATTAGATTACACAATCGTTGTAACAGCTTCTGCATCACAACCAGCTCCAATGTTATTCTTAGCACCTTATGCTGGGGTAACAATGGGTGAGGAATTCATGTACAATGGCAAGCACGTTCTTGTAGTATATGATGACCTTACAAAACAAGCTTCGGCATACCGTGAGCTTTCATTATTACTACGTCGTCCTCCAGGCCGTGAAGCATATCCTGGTGACGTTTTCTACCTACATTCACGTTTGTTAGAGCGTGCAGCAAAATTAAGTGATGCAAAAGGCGCAGGTTCTTTAACTGCATTACCATTCATCGAGACACAAGCTGGTGACGTTTCTGCTTATATCCCAACAAACGTTATCTCAATCACTGATGGACAAATCTTCCTTCAGTCTGACCTGTTCTTCTCTGGTGTACGTCCAGCGATTAACGCAGGTTTATCTGTATCTCGTGTAGGTGGTTCAGCACAAATTAAAGCAATGAAGAAGGTTGCTGGTACATTACGTCTAGACCTTGCTTCATACCGTGAGCTTGAAGCATTCGCTCAATTCGGTTCTGACCTTGATAAAGCAACACAAGCAAAATTAAACCGTGGTGCGCGTACTGTTGAAGTATTAAAACAAGGTTTAAACAAACCATTAAAAGTTGAAAAACAAGTTATGATTCTTTATGCATTAACTCGTGGATTCCTTGATGATATCCCAGTAGTAGATATCACTCGTTTTGAAGATGAGTTCCATGCATACACAGAACAAAATCATAAAGATCTTCTTGAAGAAATCCGTACAACTGGCGGACTTCCAAAAGATGACGCTCTAAAGACTGCGATCGAAGGATTCAAAAAGACTTTTGCTCCTTCTGAACAATAA
- a CDS encoding M23 family metallopeptidase has translation MREEEKKRTSQNKVQQFFRKRWVFPAIYLMSAAVILTAVLWYQSISNDVAEDLNGNNTEDLALTDNQPEAVEVNATKENFAMPAIDPDAVTVVKKFYDENASTEDQEAALVFYNNTYRMNKGIDLAREDQKQFDVVASLSGTVTKAEKDPILGYVVEIEHENDVVTVYQSLAEVSVQAGDKVEQNELLGKSGTNLYNEEDGNHVHFEVRKAGKAVNPLTYMDKPVTSVEAVEEETTEEPAKEEEVSEEAPATEEEVSEEAPAGEGEEAPAKDDEKSAEEKAPESDKKDAEKGETEGSEESTQPEASNSTLNS, from the coding sequence ATGAGAGAGGAAGAAAAGAAACGTACTTCTCAAAACAAAGTTCAACAATTTTTCAGAAAACGTTGGGTATTTCCGGCAATTTACCTAATGAGTGCAGCAGTTATCCTTACGGCAGTATTATGGTATCAAAGCATCAGCAATGATGTAGCAGAAGATTTAAATGGAAACAATACAGAAGACCTTGCATTAACAGACAATCAGCCTGAGGCAGTTGAAGTTAACGCAACGAAAGAAAACTTTGCAATGCCAGCAATTGATCCAGATGCTGTAACAGTTGTGAAAAAGTTTTATGATGAAAATGCTTCAACAGAAGATCAAGAAGCAGCACTTGTATTCTATAACAATACGTATAGAATGAACAAAGGAATTGACCTAGCAAGAGAAGATCAAAAGCAATTTGATGTTGTTGCATCACTAAGTGGTACAGTAACAAAAGCTGAAAAAGATCCAATTCTAGGTTATGTAGTAGAAATTGAGCATGAAAACGATGTGGTAACAGTTTATCAATCATTAGCAGAAGTAAGTGTTCAAGCTGGTGATAAAGTTGAGCAAAACGAACTACTTGGTAAGTCTGGTACAAATCTTTACAATGAAGAAGATGGCAACCACGTACACTTCGAGGTTCGTAAAGCTGGAAAAGCTGTTAACCCTCTAACTTATATGGACAAGCCGGTAACGTCTGTAGAAGCTGTTGAAGAAGAAACAACTGAAGAACCTGCAAAAGAAGAAGAAGTGAGTGAAGAAGCTCCAGCAACTGAAGAAGAAGTAAGCGAGGAAGCTCCAGCAGGTGAAGGTGAAGAAGCACCAGCAAAAGACGATGAAAAGTCTGCAGAAGAAAAAGCTCCAGAATCAGATAAAAAAGACGCTGAAAAAGGAGAAACTGAAGGTAGCGAGGAATCAACTCAACCTGAAGCTTCAAATAGCACACTAAATTCATAA
- a CDS encoding F0F1 ATP synthase subunit delta, translating to MSNGIVAKRYAVALFQLAKEQNVIDQIENELLVVKEVFTTNQELIDVLNHPKVTNEAKKSIVKEAFSSLSQQVVNTLYLLVDRHRVDVVTEIVNHFVQSANEERGTEDAIVYSVRPLSDTELSAISTSFAKKIGKSSLRLQNVVDAKLIGGVKLRIGNRIYDGSVSGKLERIERQLVANRL from the coding sequence ATGAGTAATGGAATCGTTGCAAAACGTTATGCGGTAGCTCTTTTTCAACTTGCGAAAGAACAAAATGTTATTGATCAAATCGAAAACGAATTGCTCGTTGTAAAAGAAGTCTTTACAACGAATCAAGAACTTATAGATGTACTAAACCATCCAAAAGTTACAAATGAAGCGAAAAAATCAATCGTAAAAGAAGCATTTTCAAGCCTTTCACAACAGGTTGTTAACACGCTTTACCTTTTAGTTGATCGTCATCGTGTAGATGTTGTAACAGAAATTGTTAACCACTTCGTACAAAGTGCAAATGAAGAGCGCGGTACAGAGGATGCAATCGTATACTCTGTTCGTCCATTATCAGATACTGAACTGTCTGCTATTTCAACTTCATTTGCGAAAAAGATTGGTAAGTCTTCACTTCGTTTACAGAACGTTGTGGATGCTAAACTAATTGGTGGCGTTAAGCTACGAATTGGCAATCGTATTTATGATGGAAGTGTTAGCGGTAAGCTTGAACGTATAGAGCGACAATTGGTCGCAAACAGATTGTAG
- a CDS encoding F0F1 ATP synthase subunit gamma produces the protein MASLRDIKSRITSTKKTSQITKAMEMVSAAKLNRAENNAKAFGPYMEKIQEVVASIANGSTDVSHPMLESRPVKKTGYLVITSDRGLAGAFNSSVLRAVYQSIQKRHKSNDEFVIIAIGKMGRDFFKKRGMNVISEITGIGDETSFASIKDIASGAVSMFADGSYDELYMYYNHFVSAIQQDVTEKKLLPLSDISSSKGLTSYEFEPNQEEILEVLLPQYAESLIYGALLDSKASEHAARMTAMKNATDNAKELINGLTLTYNRARQAAITQEITEIVGGAAALE, from the coding sequence TTGGCATCATTACGCGATATAAAATCAAGAATTACGTCTACTAAAAAGACGAGTCAGATTACAAAAGCGATGGAGATGGTTTCAGCTGCAAAGCTTAACCGTGCAGAAAACAATGCAAAAGCATTCGGACCTTATATGGAGAAAATCCAGGAGGTTGTTGCAAGCATCGCAAACGGTAGCACAGACGTAAGTCATCCAATGTTAGAAAGCAGACCAGTTAAGAAAACAGGTTATCTGGTAATTACATCAGACCGTGGATTAGCAGGTGCTTTTAACAGTAGTGTTTTACGTGCAGTTTACCAATCTATTCAAAAACGTCACAAGTCAAATGATGAATTCGTCATTATTGCAATCGGTAAAATGGGCCGTGATTTCTTTAAAAAGCGTGGTATGAACGTAATTTCTGAAATTACTGGTATCGGTGATGAAACTTCTTTTGCTAGCATTAAGGACATTGCAAGTGGTGCTGTTAGCATGTTCGCAGACGGTTCATATGACGAACTATACATGTATTACAACCACTTTGTTAGTGCCATTCAACAAGATGTTACGGAAAAGAAGCTTCTTCCACTATCCGATATTTCTTCAAGCAAAGGTTTAACTTCTTATGAATTTGAACCAAATCAAGAAGAAATTCTTGAAGTGCTGTTACCTCAATATGCTGAAAGTCTCATCTACGGAGCACTACTTGATAGTAAGGCTTCTGAGCACGCAGCTCGTATGACAGCAATGAAGAATGCGACTGATAATGCAAAAGAACTTATCAATGGACTTACTTTAACATACAACCGTGCACGTCAAGCTGCGATCACACAAGAAATTACCGAGATCGTTGGTGGAGCGGCGGCTTTAGAATAG
- a CDS encoding DUF1146 family protein — protein sequence MPDYGQLALISMVVHLAFIVVTWWALQALNIEKWIKAGKVIQAKVLLILLTIAIGSLVSNFFLDYLLWSQQLPSLF from the coding sequence ATGCCCGACTATGGACAACTGGCCTTAATAAGTATGGTTGTACACCTAGCTTTCATCGTAGTAACTTGGTGGGCCTTACAAGCATTAAACATTGAAAAATGGATAAAAGCGGGCAAAGTCATTCAAGCGAAGGTACTTCTTATATTATTAACCATTGCCATTGGATCATTAGTAAGTAATTTTTTCCTTGATTATTTATTATGGTCTCAGCAACTTCCATCACTTTTTTAA
- the atpE gene encoding F0F1 ATP synthase subunit C, with amino-acid sequence MGLLAAAIAIGLAALGAGIGNGLIVSRTVEGIARQPEARGVLQTTMFIGVALVEAIPIIAVVIAFIVMGQ; translated from the coding sequence ATGGGTTTATTAGCAGCTGCAATTGCAATTGGTTTAGCGGCACTAGGTGCTGGTATTGGTAACGGTCTTATCGTATCTCGTACAGTAGAGGGGATTGCACGTCAACCTGAAGCTCGTGGAGTTCTTCAAACTACAATGTTCATCGGGGTAGCATTAGTAGAGGCGATTCCAATCATCGCGGTAGTTATCGCATTCATCGTAATGGGTCAATAA
- a CDS encoding VanZ family protein: protein MKKAIFTLLPLLYMALIWTLSSFPADAIVNTPFSFDTLLKESLHLIEFAILYWLIAFAFMAHGRWTERTSLIAAAIAILYGLTDEIHQSFVPARSATVIDFVKDTIGVLVSYYIAKKKFFKK, encoded by the coding sequence ATGAAGAAAGCCATCTTCACCCTGTTGCCTCTACTATATATGGCACTGATCTGGACACTGTCCAGCTTCCCAGCGGACGCCATTGTGAACACACCGTTTTCGTTTGATACCCTTTTAAAAGAATCGTTGCATCTTATTGAATTTGCCATTCTCTATTGGTTAATTGCCTTTGCATTCATGGCTCATGGCCGCTGGACAGAGCGTACGAGCTTGATTGCAGCCGCTATCGCTATTTTATATGGGCTAACAGATGAGATTCATCAGTCGTTTGTTCCAGCGAGGTCAGCTACGGTGATTGATTTTGTGAAGGATACAATTGGAGTGCTAGTTTCCTATTATATTGCGAAGAAAAAGTTTTTTAAAAAGTAA
- the atpF gene encoding F0F1 ATP synthase subunit B — MLTFDLALGASTGGLNTGDIIFQLLMFLILLGLLGKYAFGPVMGIMKQREEHIANEINSSEDRNKEAQKLVEEQRELLKQARQEAQTLVENAKKLGEQQKEEIIQAARSEAGRLKDSALKEIEQEKDNAVAALREQVASLSVLIASKVIEKELNEQEQEKLINDYINEVGEGR, encoded by the coding sequence ATGTTAACATTTGATCTTGCTTTAGGTGCGTCTACAGGCGGCCTTAACACAGGTGATATCATATTTCAGCTTTTAATGTTCTTAATCCTTCTTGGATTACTTGGTAAGTATGCATTCGGACCAGTTATGGGCATTATGAAGCAACGTGAAGAGCATATTGCAAATGAAATTAATAGTTCTGAAGATAGAAATAAAGAAGCACAGAAACTAGTTGAAGAGCAACGTGAGTTATTAAAACAAGCACGTCAAGAAGCTCAAACTCTAGTGGAAAATGCGAAAAAGCTTGGTGAGCAACAAAAAGAAGAGATTATCCAAGCAGCTCGTTCTGAAGCAGGACGTCTGAAAGACTCTGCACTAAAAGAAATCGAGCAAGAAAAAGACAATGCTGTTGCTGCGTTACGCGAACAGGTTGCATCATTATCAGTACTTATTGCTTCTAAAGTAATCGAAAAAGAGTTGAACGAACAAGAACAAGAAAAATTGATTAACGACTACATCAATGAGGTAGGCGAAGGTCGATGA
- a CDS encoding YwmB family TATA-box binding protein codes for MRYKGIGIMVLTLSILFSFVANHIGATERQSKLLQIAKGMEHQDIDIKEWSLYAKQVVSNKSIDEVKQMTDQYRQFNWTFSEDDNVYKAIGVYNNREKNVTEKLQILNTLTNNQSQSYILYEVKGVNSQKNWNNINEYFQTNAFDIFHEKPTTFACMAGIINDNMEGVLNQKSKNLLKEFEAKPVEQLQEPDFLSVSAKTPIWEDTIPTDENNMNIQIALRTDGLGGKTTVVIGTPIITSEY; via the coding sequence ATGAGATATAAAGGGATAGGAATTATGGTATTAACGTTGTCAATACTTTTTAGTTTCGTGGCAAATCACATTGGAGCAACTGAACGTCAATCGAAATTACTTCAAATTGCTAAAGGTATGGAACATCAAGATATTGACATCAAAGAATGGTCTTTATATGCAAAACAGGTTGTCAGCAATAAATCAATCGATGAAGTGAAACAAATGACAGACCAATACCGTCAATTTAATTGGACGTTTTCAGAGGACGATAACGTTTATAAAGCGATTGGTGTTTATAACAATAGAGAGAAAAATGTGACAGAAAAGCTTCAAATTTTAAACACCCTCACAAACAATCAATCACAATCGTATATCCTTTATGAGGTTAAGGGTGTAAACTCACAAAAAAATTGGAACAACATCAACGAATACTTCCAAACAAATGCATTCGACATCTTTCATGAAAAACCTACAACTTTTGCTTGTATGGCTGGAATCATTAATGATAATATGGAAGGTGTTTTGAATCAAAAATCAAAAAACTTGTTAAAAGAATTTGAGGCGAAACCGGTAGAACAACTGCAGGAACCAGATTTTCTTTCGGTATCGGCTAAAACCCCTATTTGGGAAGACACTATTCCAACAGATGAAAACAACATGAACATACAAATTGCATTAAGAACTGACGGATTGGGCGGTAAAACTACGGTCGTTATAGGAACACCAATCATTACGTCTGAATATTAA
- a CDS encoding F0F1 ATP synthase subunit epsilon, which yields MKTVLVNVVTPDGPVYDADVEMVSVKAQSGELGILPGHIPMVAPLQIGAVRLKKGSGTEFVAVTGGFIEVRPDKVTILAQAAETAESIDVARAEAAKKRAEERLNQKTDNIDFKRAELALQRAINRLNVTK from the coding sequence ATGAAGACAGTATTAGTCAATGTCGTTACTCCCGATGGCCCAGTTTACGATGCAGACGTAGAGATGGTGAGTGTAAAAGCTCAAAGCGGTGAACTTGGTATTTTACCAGGACATATTCCTATGGTTGCTCCATTACAAATTGGAGCAGTTCGCCTAAAGAAAGGGAGCGGCACTGAATTTGTTGCTGTGACTGGCGGCTTTATCGAAGTACGACCTGATAAGGTAACAATTTTAGCTCAAGCAGCTGAAACGGCAGAATCTATTGATGTAGCTCGTGCAGAAGCAGCTAAAAAACGTGCTGAAGAACGTCTAAATCAAAAAACAGACAATATCGATTTTAAACGCGCTGAACTAGCACTACAACGTGCAATCAACCGTTTAAACGTAACGAAATAA
- the atpD gene encoding F0F1 ATP synthase subunit beta — translation MNKGRITQILGPVVDVKFESGQLPDIYNALTIKTEANDNEVAIDLTLEVALHLGDDTVRTVAMSTTDGLVRGVEVTDTGAPISVPVGDVTLGRVFNVLGDNIDLDEPIAADARRDPIHRAAPKFDQLSTEVEILETGIKVVDLLAPYIKGGKIGLFGGAGVGKTVLIQELINNIAQEHGGISVFAGVGERTREGNDLYHEMTDSGVIKKTAMVFGQMNEPPGARMRVALTGLTMAEFFRDDQGQDVLFFMDNIFRFTQAGSEVSALLGRMPSAVGYQPTLATEMGQLQERITSTNVGSVTSIQAIYVPADDYTDPAPATTFAHLDATTNLERKLSEMGIYPAVDPLASTSRALSPEIVGEEHYAVARQVQQTLQRYKELQDIIAILGMDELSEEDKLTVARARRVQFFLSQNFHVAEQFTGQPGSYVPVKETVHGFKEILEGKYDHLPEDAFRLVGRIEEVIENAKQMGVEA, via the coding sequence ATGAATAAAGGACGCATTACTCAAATTTTGGGTCCGGTTGTTGACGTAAAGTTCGAGAGCGGTCAACTACCAGACATTTATAATGCCCTTACAATTAAAACAGAAGCGAATGATAACGAAGTCGCTATCGACCTTACATTAGAAGTTGCCCTACATTTAGGTGACGATACAGTTCGTACTGTTGCAATGTCTACAACTGATGGTCTTGTACGTGGAGTAGAGGTAACAGACACAGGTGCACCAATCTCAGTTCCTGTTGGTGATGTAACACTTGGTCGTGTTTTCAACGTTTTAGGTGACAACATTGACTTAGATGAGCCAATTGCTGCAGATGCACGTCGTGATCCTATTCACAGAGCAGCTCCTAAGTTTGATCAACTTTCAACTGAGGTTGAAATTCTTGAAACTGGAATTAAAGTAGTAGACTTATTAGCACCTTACATTAAGGGTGGTAAAATCGGTCTATTCGGTGGTGCCGGTGTAGGTAAAACTGTATTAATTCAGGAGTTAATCAACAACATCGCTCAAGAGCACGGCGGTATCTCTGTATTCGCTGGTGTAGGTGAGCGTACTCGTGAAGGAAATGACCTTTACCACGAGATGACTGACTCAGGCGTTATCAAGAAAACAGCAATGGTATTCGGACAAATGAATGAGCCACCTGGTGCACGTATGCGTGTTGCCCTAACTGGTCTTACAATGGCTGAATTCTTCCGTGATGATCAAGGACAAGACGTTCTATTCTTCATGGATAACATCTTCCGTTTCACTCAAGCAGGTTCAGAGGTTTCTGCCCTACTTGGTCGTATGCCATCTGCCGTTGGTTACCAACCAACATTGGCTACAGAAATGGGTCAATTACAAGAGCGTATCACATCTACTAACGTAGGTTCTGTTACATCAATCCAAGCGATTTACGTTCCAGCCGATGACTACACGGATCCGGCTCCGGCAACAACTTTCGCTCACTTAGATGCAACAACGAACTTAGAGCGTAAATTATCTGAGATGGGTATCTATCCAGCGGTGGATCCTCTTGCTTCAACTTCACGTGCATTATCACCTGAAATCGTTGGAGAAGAGCATTACGCTGTAGCTCGTCAAGTACAACAAACATTACAACGTTACAAAGAGCTTCAAGATATCATTGCAATCCTAGGTATGGATGAGCTTTCTGAAGAAGATAAATTAACAGTTGCACGTGCTCGTCGTGTTCAATTCTTCTTATCTCAAAACTTCCACGTTGCCGAGCAGTTCACTGGCCAACCTGGTTCATATGTTCCTGTTAAAGAAACAGTTCACGGGTTCAAAGAGATTCTAGAAGGTAAATACGATCACCTTCCTGAGGATGCGTTCCGTCTAGTTGGACGTATTGAGGAAGTTATTGAAAATGCTAAACAAATGGGTGTAGAAGCCTAA
- the murA gene encoding UDP-N-acetylglucosamine 1-carboxyvinyltransferase has protein sequence MEKIIVRGGRRLNGTVQVEGAKNAVLPVIAASLLASEDKSIISNVPTLSDVYTINEVLRHLGADVHFENNQVIVDASKELSTEAPFEYVRKMRASVLVMGALLARNGHARVALPGGCAIGSRPIDQHLKGFEAMGASIKVGNGFIEAEVNGRLKGAKVYLDFPSVGATENIIMAAALAEGTTVLENVAKEPEIVDLANYINAMGGKIRGAGTGTIRIEGVETLKGINHTIIPDRIEAGTFMVAAAITGGDVLVKGAIPEHLTSLVAKMEEMGVKIVEEQEGLRVIGPEKLKSVDLKTMPHPGFPTDMQSQMMALLLCANGTSMITETVFENRFMHVEEFRRMNGDIKIEGRSVIINGPVKLQGAEVAATDLRAGAALILAGLCAEGHTRVTELKHLDRGYVNFHEKLAAIGADIERVKEEITTKSDQQAAVSSD, from the coding sequence TTGGAAAAAATCATCGTCCGCGGCGGTCGTAGGTTAAACGGTACTGTGCAAGTTGAAGGAGCAAAAAATGCCGTTCTACCAGTTATCGCTGCATCATTATTAGCAAGTGAAGATAAAAGTATCATAAGTAATGTGCCTACGCTCTCCGATGTGTATACAATTAATGAAGTTCTTCGCCACTTAGGCGCAGATGTCCATTTTGAAAATAATCAAGTGATTGTAGATGCATCAAAAGAGCTATCAACGGAAGCACCATTTGAATATGTAAGAAAAATGCGTGCCTCTGTACTTGTCATGGGAGCACTTCTAGCTCGTAATGGTCATGCGCGTGTTGCATTACCAGGCGGCTGTGCAATTGGCTCACGTCCAATTGATCAGCATTTAAAAGGCTTTGAAGCAATGGGAGCTTCGATTAAGGTTGGTAACGGCTTTATTGAAGCAGAAGTAAATGGAAGACTAAAAGGTGCTAAAGTTTACCTTGATTTCCCAAGTGTTGGTGCAACAGAAAACATCATTATGGCAGCTGCTTTAGCAGAAGGAACAACGGTACTAGAAAACGTAGCTAAAGAACCTGAAATCGTTGACTTAGCAAACTATATCAATGCCATGGGTGGTAAAATCCGCGGTGCCGGTACAGGAACAATTCGTATTGAAGGTGTGGAAACACTAAAAGGTATTAACCACACAATCATCCCTGACCGTATTGAAGCAGGTACGTTCATGGTAGCTGCAGCAATCACAGGCGGAGACGTTCTTGTAAAAGGAGCAATTCCAGAGCATTTAACATCTCTTGTTGCAAAAATGGAAGAGATGGGCGTTAAAATTGTTGAAGAACAAGAAGGGTTACGTGTCATCGGACCTGAGAAATTAAAATCTGTAGACTTAAAAACAATGCCACACCCAGGTTTCCCAACAGATATGCAATCGCAAATGATGGCATTGCTACTATGTGCTAACGGAACTAGCATGATCACAGAAACAGTATTCGAAAACCGTTTCATGCACGTGGAAGAATTCCGTCGTATGAATGGAGATATCAAAATTGAGGGACGTTCTGTTATCATCAATGGACCTGTAAAGCTACAAGGTGCAGAAGTAGCAGCAACTGACCTACGTGCTGGTGCCGCACTAATCCTAGCTGGATTATGTGCAGAAGGCCATACACGTGTCACTGAACTAAAACACCTAGATCGTGGCTATGTAAACTTCCACGAAAAACTTGCAGCAATCGGCGCTGATATCGAACGTGTAAAAGAAGAAATCACAACAAAATCTGATCAGCAAGCAGCTGTATCATCAGATTAA
- the spoIID gene encoding stage II sporulation protein D, whose translation MKPVKPVLFALGGLFFIILLIPTLLVTPFMEQSKGKLGEEITVGKSEVPVLGESPLDVPVYRSQAKVVENIPLEEYVIGVVASEMPAEFETEALKAQALAARTYITKQLMSGKKLGVPEGNAVVTDTIMHQVYKTPEELKAAWGDDYTRKMKKITEAVAATQGQILTYDNQPIDASFFSTSNGYTENSEAVWQEPIPYLKSVESTWDEKSPKFYEKKIIAISQFEKLLGVNLDTSSGTIGKVTELTPGKRVAKVEIDGKEFTGTDVRDKLELKSADFTWEIKGDSVVIETKGYGHGVGMSQYGANFMAESGKTYQDIVAYYYNGTKVSEAEPFLNKYTAKQ comes from the coding sequence ATGAAACCAGTTAAACCAGTTCTCTTTGCACTTGGAGGGTTATTTTTTATTATTCTTCTGATTCCAACTCTTCTCGTTACACCGTTTATGGAGCAGTCAAAAGGCAAGTTAGGTGAGGAAATAACGGTCGGCAAAAGTGAAGTTCCCGTTTTAGGTGAATCACCGTTGGATGTGCCTGTTTATAGAAGTCAAGCGAAGGTCGTGGAAAACATTCCGTTAGAGGAGTATGTGATAGGTGTTGTGGCTTCTGAGATGCCAGCAGAATTTGAAACAGAGGCATTAAAGGCACAAGCACTTGCCGCAAGAACATATATTACAAAGCAATTGATGAGTGGCAAAAAATTAGGTGTTCCAGAAGGGAATGCTGTTGTAACAGATACGATCATGCACCAGGTATATAAGACTCCTGAAGAGCTAAAAGCGGCTTGGGGAGATGATTACACACGAAAAATGAAAAAAATAACAGAGGCTGTAGCAGCAACTCAAGGCCAAATTCTTACATATGATAATCAGCCGATTGATGCAAGCTTTTTCTCTACTAGTAATGGATACACGGAAAACTCTGAAGCGGTATGGCAGGAGCCGATTCCTTATTTAAAAAGTGTTGAAAGCACATGGGATGAAAAATCACCGAAGTTTTATGAGAAAAAAATCATTGCGATATCGCAATTTGAAAAATTATTAGGGGTAAATCTTGATACATCAAGCGGAACAATTGGGAAAGTAACCGAGCTAACACCTGGAAAACGTGTAGCTAAAGTTGAAATAGATGGGAAAGAGTTTACAGGTACAGATGTGAGAGATAAGCTAGAATTAAAATCAGCAGACTTTACATGGGAAATTAAAGGTGACTCCGTTGTAATCGAAACGAAAGGCTATGGTCATGGTGTTGGCATGAGTCAATACGGGGCAAACTTCATGGCAGAATCAGGTAAAACATATCAAGATATTGTTGCTTATTATTATAATGGAACAAAGGTATCGGAAGCCGAGCCTTTCTTAAATAAATATACAGCAAAACAGTAA